From Salvia splendens isolate huo1 chromosome 3, SspV2, whole genome shotgun sequence, a single genomic window includes:
- the LOC121796888 gene encoding AAA-ATPase At3g28580-like: MSFIKREVVEALLAFSKGEAFYNKIGRAWKRGYHLHGPSETGKSTMIAAMANLLGYYVYDLELTAVKDNTELKKLLIATSSRAVIVIEDIDCSIDLTGQRVKRREKENNQVLMGMEENETKSSKITLSGLLNFIDGLWSACGGERIIVFMTNYVEKLDSALIRRWRMDKHIELSYCSFEGFKVLAKNYVGVEWHELFPRIERLLGEVEMTPAEVAENLMPRSLAGDAEECLESVVRALEAEQKKLNATMMKTPLQRRRLTGSLSPEEKIDGMRFETEDSSVEPFMKQSHWGRGYYIYDTDL, from the exons ATGTCGTTCATCAAG CGGGAGGTGGTGGAGGCCCTCTTGGCGTTCAGCAAGGGGGAGGCGTTTTATAACAAGATCGGGCGGGCGTGGAAGCGGGGCTACCACCTCCACGGCCCGTCCGAGACGGGGAAGTCCACCATGATTGCTGCCATGGCGAACCTCCTGGGCTATTACGTCTACGACCTCGAGCTCACGGCGGTAAAGGACAACACGGAGCTGAAGAAGCTCCTGATCGCGACCTCCAGCAGGGCAGTGATCGTGATCGAGGACATTGACTGCTCAATCGACCTCACGGGGCAGAGAGTGaagaggagagagaaggagaacaACCAGGTGCTGATGGGAATGGAGGAGAATGAGACGAAGAGCAGCAAAATTACTCTTTCTGGGCTGTTGAATTTCATAGATGGGTTGTGGTCTGCTTGTGGAGGAGAGAGAATCATTGTTTTCATGACCAACTATGTGGAGAAGTTGGATTCGGCGTTGATAAGGAGATGGAGGATGGATAAGCACATTGAGCTGTCGTATTGCAGCTTTGAAGGGTTTAAGGTTTTGGCGAAGAACTACGTTGGGGTGGAGTGGCATGAGTTGTTTCCGAGGATCGAGAGGTTGTTGGGGGAGGTGGAGATGACGCCGGCGGAAGTGGCGGAGAATTTGATGCCGAGGAGCTTGGCCGGAGATGCAGAGGAGTGCTTGGAGAGTGTGGTGAGGGCGCTCGAGGCTGAGCAGAAGAAGTTGAACGCAACAATGATGAAAACACCTCTCCAGCGGAGAAGATTAACGGGATCCTTGTCTCCGGAGGAGAAGATAGATGGAATGCGATTTGAAACAGAGGATTCCTCGGTCGAACCTTTCATGAAACAGAGTCATTGGGGTAGAGgatattatatatatgataCGGATTTGTGA
- the LOC121796889 gene encoding glycine-rich cell wall structural protein-like, producing the protein MAGKGSLVVVFVILVVGGVQARRLVGVQPDVSKNEGNNGGANDEIGGGVEEKGGVDGGVGAGIGSGVGFGNNIKGEKNAGGKKGSDAGGVAGAGVGAGVGAGIGAGAGARAGTGVRAGVGEGAGMGSGGNRNRGSKDVSEEKRGGTRTVGVNDIGAGAGRGKGKRDATLLDSKISDIGSGGGAGAGGGAGAGGGFGGGIGGGISGGAGAGGGAGAGGGAGDNAGAGAGAGGGGNAGAGAGGGAGGNAGAGAGGGARAGGGISGGIRGGFGGGGNVGDGAGAGANGGAGANGGAGANGGAGANGGISGGVSGGGGIGGGAGAGGAGAGGAGAGTQGRAG; encoded by the coding sequence ATGGCCGGAAAAGGATCTCTTGTGGTTGTGTTTGTGATTTTGGTGGTGGGAGGTGTGCAGGCTAGGAGGCTTGTTGGAGTTCAGCCTGATGTTTCTAAAAACGAAGGTAACAATGGTGGTGCCAACGATGAAATTGGTGGTGGCGTGGAAGAAAAGGGAGGAGTTGATGGTGGTGTGGGAGCTGGCATTGGTTCCGGTGTAGGATTCGGCAACAACATCAAAGGAGAGAAAAATGCAGGCGGGAAAAAGGGAAGCGACGCTGGTGGTGTTGCTGGAGCTGGCGTGGGTGCTGGTGTTGGGGCTGGAATTGGTGCTGGAGCTGGAGCCAGAGCTGGAACCGGAgtcagagccggagttggagagGGAGCTGGCATGGGTAGTGGAGGCAACAGGAACCGTGGAAGTAAAGATGTAAGTGAGGAAAAACGAGGTGGCACTAGGACTGTCGGAGTTAATGATATTGGTGCGGGTGCTGGTAGGGGAAAAGGTAAGCGTgatgctacattattagacagCAAAATCAGTGACATTGGGTCAGGTGGTGGAGCTGGGGCAGGTGGTGGAGCTGGGGCTGGTGGCGGATTTGGGGGCGGCATAGGTGGTGGTATTAGTGGTGGAGCTGGGGCTGGTGGTGGAGCTGGAGCAGGTGGTGGAGCTGGAGATAATGCTGGAGCTGGAGCTGGGGCTGGTGGTGGAGGTAATGCTGGAGCTGGAGCTGGTGGTGGAGCTGGAGGTAATGCTGGAGCTGGAGCTGGTGGTGGAGCTAGAGCTGGGGGAGGAATAAGTGGTGGTATTAGGGGTGGAtttggtggaggtggaaatgTAGGTGATGGAGCTGGTGCTGGAGCTAATGGTGGAGCTGGAGCTAATGGTGGAGCTGGAGCTAACGGTGGAGCTGGAGCTAACGGTGGAATCAGTGGTGGTGTTAGTGGAGGTGGAGGAATAGGAGGTGGCGCTGGTGCTGGTGGCGCTGGTGCTGGTGGTGCTGGTGCAGGAACTCAGGGCCGTGCTGGTTGA